One Stigmatopora nigra isolate UIUO_SnigA chromosome 1, RoL_Snig_1.1, whole genome shotgun sequence DNA segment encodes these proteins:
- the wbp4 gene encoding WW domain-binding protein 4: MADYWKSQPRKFCQYCKCWIADNKPSIDFHERGKNHKDNVAAKIAEIKKKSVQKAKQENRMSKQFAQMEEAALKAYEEDLKRLEIEAAQSVPSPALPKPKPPPIILCEPPPHKNFQKKTQKTKKPPVEQTQIWVESWTNDGHMYYYNTVTGESQWEKPPGFLGLSDFIQTKLQEKGASINYWVQAVSPEGYTYWYHSETGESRWESPIDLSTIETPESNLASGSEKALEESEKSSKEVELNAKVAEHPPTDPENASKKREAEETSGTPEDDQKNMSQEDVKEKKQKVLDMKKKGKKEKTEAVPKAKRPKLLNPYGAWEQIVEEKDPYADVDLQLPIVPVEEVMPNELPPEPKPKFKERIITSLGVEGGSTSFKKSKTQNGKSRSFRQRDDDD, translated from the exons AT GGCTGACTACTGGAAGTCACAACCGAGAAAATTCTGCCAATACTGCAAGTGTTGGATTGCGGACAATAAACCC AGCATTGATTTCCATGAAAGAGGCAAAAATCACAAAGACAATGTGGCAGCCAAAATTGCAGAG ATCAAAAAGAAGAGTGTCCAAAAAGCAAAACAGGAGAACCGCATGTCAAAACAGTTTGCACAAATGGAGGAAGCTGCACTCAAGGCATACGAGGAAGACCTGAAGAGGCTTGAAATTGAAGCGGCTCAATCTGTCCCAAGCCCAGCATTGCCAAAACCTAAACCTCCACCGATTATACTCTGTGAGCCGCCACCACATAAAaattttcaaaagaaaacacaaaagacaaaaaagccaccGGTGGAGCAAACACAGATCTGGGTTGAATCATGGACAAATGATGGACACATGTACTATTACAATACAGTAACTGGAG aGTCCCAGTGGGAGAAACCTCCAGGATTTCTTGGTCTCTCAGactttattcagacaaaactaCAGGAAAag gGCGCTTCAATCAATTATTGGGTGCAAGCCGTTAGCCCTGAAGGATATACTTATTGGTACCATTCAGAAACCGGAg AATCCAGATGGGAAAGCCCAATTGACCTATCTACCATAGAAACCCCTGAATCCAATTTAGCATCTGGCAGTGAGAAAGCGCTGGAGGAGTCAGAAAAGAGTTCTAAGGAGGTCGAATTGAATGCAAAAGTTGCTGAGCACCCGCCCACTGACCCAGAAAATGCCTCAAAG AAAAGGGAAGCAGAGGAGACTTCAGGAACGCCTGAGGATGATCAAAAAAATATGTCTCAAGAGGATGTcaaggagaaaaaacaaaaggtcttagatatgaaaaaaaaaggtaaaaaggaaaaaacagaaGCGGTTCCAAAAGCTAAGAGGCCAAAATTGCTGAACCCATATGGGGCCTGGGAACAGATTGTGGAGGAAAAAGATCCATA CGCCGATGTTGACTTACAGTTGCCCATAGTACCGGTGGAAGAAGTTATGCCAAATGAGCTACCGCCGGAACCAAAACCCAAGTTCAAGGAGCGCATCATCACCTCACTCGGAGTGGAAGGCGGCTCCACGTCATTCAAGAAAAGCAAGACGCAAAATGGCAAATCTCGGAGTTTTAGACAGAGAGACGATGATGActag